A single region of the Actinoplanes sp. SE50/110 genome encodes:
- a CDS encoding CdaR family transcriptional regulator, with protein sequence MVQSAAEWPVVSPRVAELFRQGAQAALDAEAESVEAVHEASLSGDRMRPVADDPVLVAAVRRSNVANLRQWTEANVRAPGRRVPANLGPEVLETARDMVRRGLDQRALDSYRTGQSVAWRRWMRICFALDAEPDELRALLDVSSLSISTFIEDTITAVSARMEAEHTELTRGAHAERRAAVSLLLEGAPISRGRAEAQLGYRLTGPHTAAIVWTTADTATARLEAAAEALTRAGGATHRLTVLAGAAALWLWLPVAVAPRMTDSGDPDVRVAIGRPGADVEGFRRSHLDALATQRMLTRLTSPQRVAHYADIQLAALLTIDPAQCAEFLADTLGGLLHADAETRETVATYVREQCNTLRTADRLFTHRNTVVRRLARADALLPRPLADNVLAVAAALEILRWRG encoded by the coding sequence ATGGTGCAGAGTGCTGCGGAGTGGCCGGTCGTGTCGCCGCGGGTCGCCGAGCTGTTCCGGCAGGGCGCGCAGGCGGCGCTGGACGCGGAGGCCGAGTCGGTGGAGGCGGTGCACGAGGCGTCGCTCAGCGGCGACCGGATGCGGCCGGTCGCCGACGACCCGGTGCTGGTCGCCGCGGTGCGCCGCAGCAACGTGGCGAACCTGCGGCAGTGGACCGAGGCGAATGTGCGCGCCCCGGGCCGCCGGGTGCCGGCCAACCTGGGCCCGGAGGTTCTGGAAACGGCGCGCGACATGGTCCGGCGCGGCCTCGACCAGCGGGCCCTCGACTCGTACCGGACCGGGCAGAGCGTCGCGTGGCGGCGCTGGATGCGGATCTGTTTCGCGCTCGACGCCGAGCCGGACGAGCTGCGCGCGCTGCTCGACGTGTCGTCGCTGTCGATCTCCACGTTCATCGAGGACACGATCACCGCGGTGTCCGCCCGGATGGAGGCCGAGCACACCGAGCTGACCCGGGGCGCACACGCCGAACGCCGGGCCGCGGTCAGTCTGCTGCTGGAGGGCGCGCCGATCAGCCGGGGACGGGCCGAGGCCCAGCTCGGCTACCGCCTGACCGGCCCGCACACCGCGGCGATCGTGTGGACCACCGCGGACACCGCCACCGCGCGCCTGGAGGCCGCCGCGGAGGCGCTGACCCGGGCCGGCGGCGCCACCCATCGGCTGACCGTGCTGGCCGGCGCGGCCGCGCTGTGGCTGTGGCTGCCGGTCGCGGTGGCACCCCGGATGACCGATTCCGGCGACCCGGACGTCCGGGTCGCGATCGGCCGCCCCGGCGCCGACGTCGAGGGTTTCCGCCGCAGCCACCTGGACGCCCTGGCCACCCAGCGGATGCTGACCCGGCTGACGTCGCCGCAGCGGGTCGCGCACTACGCCGACATCCAGCTGGCCGCGCTGCTGACCATCGATCCGGCCCAGTGTGCGGAGTTCCTCGCCGACACCCTGGGCGGCCTGCTGCACGCCGACGCCGAGACCCGGGAGACGGTCGCCACGTACGTCCGCGAGCAGTGCAACACGCTGCGCACCGCGGACCGGTTGTTCACCCACCGCAACACGGTCGTCCGCCGGTTGGCCCGCGCCGACGCGCTGCTGCCCCGCCCGCTCGCCGACAACGTGCTGGCGGTCGCCGCCGCCCTCGAGATCCTCCGCTGGCGGGGCTGA
- a CDS encoding NAD(P)/FAD-dependent oxidoreductase — MEHIDVLIVGAGISGIGAARYLTTELPGKSYAILEARGASGGTWDLFRYPGIRSDSDLHTFGYEFKPWRDEQSIADAPRILDYLRETIAENGIEKHIRYHHRVVGAAWSTDDARWTVSVDVDGTSLEITCDWIFSASGYYRYDEGFTPSFEGRFGGTLVHPQHWPEDLDYAGRRVVVIGSGATAVTLVPALVDGGAARVTMLQRTPSYIMPVSKKDPVANALKKYLGPERGYAWTRRKNIAQQKAVWSFCQRYPKAARKLIRWVNARQLPPGYPVDEHFNPPYDPWDQRLCAVPDGDLFTAIRGGKAAVVTDRIVRFTPGGVELASGQHLDADIIVTATGLNVQAFGGVPVSVDGVPVALPETVAYKGMMLSGVPNFAYAIGYTNSSWTLKIGLLCEHFCRVLKHMEAGGYRVCRPLVADPAMPTRPFLDFGAGYIQRAVDQLPRQGDRMPWLTSMDYQSDVKLLRGDDVTDPELHFS, encoded by the coding sequence GTGGAGCACATCGACGTCCTGATCGTCGGCGCCGGCATCTCCGGCATCGGCGCCGCGCGCTATCTGACGACCGAGTTGCCGGGCAAGAGCTACGCGATCCTGGAGGCCCGGGGCGCGTCCGGCGGCACCTGGGATCTGTTCCGCTATCCGGGCATCCGCTCCGATTCCGACCTGCACACGTTCGGATACGAGTTCAAGCCGTGGCGCGACGAGCAGTCGATCGCCGACGCGCCGCGGATTCTCGACTACCTGCGCGAGACGATCGCGGAGAACGGCATCGAGAAACACATCCGCTATCACCACCGGGTCGTCGGCGCGGCCTGGTCGACCGACGACGCGCGCTGGACGGTCTCGGTCGACGTCGACGGGACCAGCCTGGAGATCACCTGCGACTGGATCTTCTCGGCGAGCGGTTACTACCGGTACGACGAGGGTTTCACGCCGTCCTTCGAGGGACGGTTCGGCGGTACGCTCGTGCACCCGCAGCACTGGCCCGAGGACCTCGACTACGCCGGCCGGCGGGTGGTCGTGATCGGCAGCGGCGCGACCGCGGTCACCCTCGTCCCGGCCCTGGTCGACGGCGGAGCGGCGCGGGTCACGATGCTGCAGCGCACCCCGTCGTACATCATGCCCGTGTCGAAGAAGGACCCGGTCGCGAACGCGCTCAAGAAGTATCTCGGGCCGGAACGCGGATATGCCTGGACCCGGCGCAAGAACATCGCCCAGCAGAAGGCCGTCTGGTCGTTCTGCCAGCGGTATCCGAAAGCGGCCCGCAAACTCATCCGCTGGGTCAACGCCCGTCAGCTGCCGCCGGGATATCCCGTCGACGAGCATTTCAATCCGCCGTACGACCCGTGGGACCAGCGGTTGTGCGCAGTGCCCGACGGCGACCTGTTCACGGCGATCCGGGGCGGGAAGGCGGCGGTGGTGACCGACCGGATCGTCCGGTTCACCCCAGGCGGTGTCGAACTCGCCTCCGGGCAGCATCTGGACGCGGACATCATCGTGACGGCGACCGGGCTGAACGTGCAGGCGTTCGGGGGAGTGCCGGTGTCGGTCGACGGGGTGCCGGTCGCCCTGCCGGAGACCGTGGCGTACAAGGGGATGATGCTTTCCGGGGTGCCGAATTTCGCGTACGCCATCGGCTACACGAACTCGTCGTGGACCCTCAAGATCGGTCTGTTGTGCGAGCACTTCTGCCGCGTCCTGAAACACATGGAGGCCGGCGGATACCGCGTGTGCCGTCCGCTCGTGGCCGACCCGGCGATGCCGACCAGGCCGTTCCTGGACTTCGGCGCCGGCTACATCCAGCGGGCCGTCGACCAACTGCCCCGGCAGGGTGACCGGATGCCGTGGCTGACCTCGATGGACTACCAGTCCGACGTCAAACTCCTGCGGGGGGACGACGTCACCGACCCGGAGCTGCATTTCTCATGA
- a CDS encoding SDR family oxidoreductase yields MSFHDKVVVITGAGSGIGRALALELGRRGARLALSDVNDAGLKETAERVNAPVHTAYLDVADRDAVEAYAAAVAAHHGVVHQIYNNAGVSGGGQTILDSDWASFDRTLSINLYGVIHGTKAFLPHLIASGDGHVINVSSLNGFMAQPTLGPYCASKFAVRGFTEVLRTEMLHAGHPVRVTVVHPGGVKTDIASASLRHAEEAGLSPSADQRARARTYNEKLLNCLRSRPHGSSPTAWRPGNRGSWWAATRNSSIGWCGCCRAPTRGSSPVTNADCSADQDRTGDQDGRDDRAATTAAAQHGQRPHPGVNELQRRPGNVEVVVGHHSWTRREDDSCTGAHRGQRIGQGVSAAVVARPLVCKIVVTASSKPTVSSITCSPGTPSRSRSVYHARIIAAVTGIGGSRRSCRRTVSSKPTCIQKVAAGPGCSVTRARSRGPYEPADRMPSRIT; encoded by the coding sequence ATGAGTTTTCACGACAAGGTCGTCGTCATCACCGGGGCCGGGTCGGGCATCGGGCGCGCCCTCGCGCTCGAACTCGGCCGCCGCGGCGCCCGGCTCGCGCTCAGCGACGTCAACGACGCCGGGCTGAAGGAGACCGCCGAGCGGGTGAACGCGCCGGTGCACACCGCGTACCTGGACGTCGCCGACCGCGACGCGGTCGAGGCGTACGCGGCGGCGGTGGCCGCGCACCACGGCGTCGTCCACCAGATCTACAACAACGCCGGAGTCAGCGGCGGCGGGCAGACCATCCTGGACAGCGACTGGGCGAGCTTCGACCGGACGCTGAGCATCAACCTGTACGGGGTGATCCACGGGACGAAGGCGTTCCTGCCGCACCTGATCGCCTCCGGGGACGGGCATGTGATCAACGTGTCCAGCCTGAACGGGTTCATGGCCCAGCCGACCCTCGGACCGTACTGCGCCAGCAAGTTCGCGGTGCGCGGCTTCACCGAGGTGCTGCGGACCGAGATGCTGCACGCCGGCCATCCGGTGCGGGTCACCGTGGTGCACCCGGGCGGGGTGAAGACCGACATCGCCTCGGCCAGCCTGCGGCACGCCGAGGAGGCGGGGCTGTCGCCCAGCGCCGACCAACGGGCGCGGGCACGGACGTACAACGAAAAGCTCCTGAACTGCCTGCGGAGCAGGCCGCACGGATCATCGCCGACGGCGTGGCGGCCGGGAAATCGCGGATCCTGGTGGGCGGCGACGCGAAACTCGTCGATCGGCTGGTGCGGCTGCTGCCGCGCGCCTACCCGAGGATCATCGCCGGTTACGAACGCCGATTGTTCCGCTGACCAGGACCGCACCGGCGACCAGGACGGCCGCGACGACCGTGCGGCGACGACGGCGGCGGCGCAGCACGGCCAGCGCCCGCACCCGGGCGTGAATGAGCTCCAGCGTCGGCCCGGGAACGTGGAAGTCGTGGTCGGTCACCACTCCTGGACGCGGCGCGAGGACGATTCGTGCACCGGTGCGCACCGCGGGCAGCGGATCGGGCAGGGCGTCAGCGCCGCGGTCGTGGCCAGACCGCTGGTGTGCAAAATCGTGGTGACCGCCTCCTCGAAGCCGACCGTCTCGTCGATCACCTGCTCGCCGGGCACACCGAGCAGGTCCCGGTCGGTGTACCACGCACGCATCATCGCGGCGGTGACCGGGATCGGCGGATCGCGGCGCTCGTGCCGGCGGACGGTCTCGTCGAAACCGACCTGCATCCAGAAGGTCGCCGCCGGCCCCGGGTGCTCCGTGACGAGGGCGCGCAGCAGAGGGCCGTACGAGCCGGCGGACAGGATGCCCTCCAGGATCACGTGA
- a CDS encoding DUF4265 domain-containing protein — protein MRKGGDAVVKPPGEQVHVWFALTGCNASSFGMGAEVISPERVRLPSAPWFPVDAAKGDILRVQQGEDGELWVQEKVQTAGYCAVRLMLTADGPLGSVDTGTNAMLDKFAAFAVTGKGMFGVAVIDIPLEADLDRIRSLLEHGQRAGWWEYETLCVTDAWKTASTK, from the coding sequence ATGCGTAAAGGGGGCGATGCAGTGGTCAAGCCACCGGGCGAACAAGTACATGTCTGGTTCGCGTTGACTGGCTGCAACGCTTCCTCCTTCGGCATGGGCGCTGAAGTCATTTCGCCTGAGCGCGTCCGGCTCCCGTCTGCTCCTTGGTTTCCGGTCGATGCGGCCAAGGGTGACATTCTCCGCGTCCAGCAGGGAGAGGACGGCGAACTGTGGGTGCAGGAGAAAGTTCAGACAGCCGGCTACTGTGCCGTCAGGTTGATGCTGACGGCCGACGGCCCACTTGGCTCCGTCGACACCGGCACGAATGCCATGCTGGACAAGTTCGCCGCCTTTGCCGTCACAGGCAAGGGAATGTTTGGAGTTGCGGTAATCGATATTCCACTGGAGGCGGATCTCGACCGGATACGCAGCCTGCTCGAGCATGGCCAGCGCGCCGGCTGGTGGGAATATGAGACCCTTTGCGTAACCGATGCGTGGAAGACTGCTTCCACCAAGTAG